One window from the genome of Cucumis melo cultivar AY chromosome 12, USDA_Cmelo_AY_1.0, whole genome shotgun sequence encodes:
- the LOC127144403 gene encoding uncharacterized protein LOC127144403, which translates to MSNQARIDYQIRLGATIDCARFLLQQGLPFRGHDETEDSKNQGNFLELLQWLCNHNKDIEAVSLKNAPENLKLTAPDIQKDIVNCIAVEIVNSIIQDIGDKLFSILIDESKDISSKEQMSIVLRYVDKGCVIKRFVGIVHVTDTSSLSLKEAIDGFFSIHGLSMTSLRGQGYDGASNMRGEFNGLKTLFLRENECAFYIHCFSHQLQLALVAIAKNHVEIAGLFLLVVNVVNVIGASAKRRDMLREKHSANTFEALNNGELSSGRGLN; encoded by the coding sequence ATGTCTAATCAAGCAAGAATTGACTATCAGATTCGATTAGGTGCAACAATTGATTGTGCTCGATTTTTGTTACAACAAGGTCTTCCATTTCGTGGGCATGATGAAACTGAAGATTCAAAAAATCAAGGTAACTTTCTTGAACTCCTACAATGGTTATGCAACCATAATAAAGATATTGAAGCCGTTTCTTTGAAAAATGCTCCTGAAAACTTGAAATTGACTGCACCAGACATCCAAAAAGATATTGTGAATTGTATTGCAGTAGAAATTGTCAATTCAATCATACAAGATATTGGTGATAAgttgttttcaattttgattgATGAGTCGAAGGatatatcttcaaaggagcaAATGTCAATTGTGTTGAGATATGTAGACAAAGGGTGTGTGATTAAGCGATTTGTCGGTATTGTACATGTTACCGATACAAGTTCTTTATCACTTAAAGAAGCTATTGATGGATTTTTTTCTATACATGGATTAAGCATGACAAGTTTGCGTGGACAAGGTTATGATGGAGCAAGCAATATGCGAGGAGAATTTAATGGATTGAAAACATTATTTTTGAGAGAAAATGAATGTGCATTTTACATTCATTGTTTCTCTCATCAACTTCAATTAGCTTTGGTAGCTATTGCAAAAAATCATGTAGAGATCGCTggtctttttcttttagttgtaAATGTGGTGAATGTTATTGGTGCATCAGCAAAACGTCGAGACATGTTAAGAGAGAAACATAGTGCCAACACTTTTGAAGCTCTGAATAATGGTGAGCTGTCAAGTGGAAGAGGATTAAATTAG
- the LOC127144404 gene encoding uncharacterized protein LOC127144404 — MIKRPGDTRWGSHYITLVNCISMFSSICEILEIIIDDGSNSEQKYETKVLMNSIQSFDFVFHVHLMKTILGITNDLSQVLQRKDQDIVNAMNLVKICKVRLQLMRESGWQSLLDEVSSFCNKHVIDMQLQELNNRFSEKSTELLLCVACLNPSNSFTAFDRQKLICLAQFYPRDFSTTELLILEDQLQNYIIDVCSDNMFVRLTSIGDLSQKMVITAKDKVYPLVYRLLTLALILPVTTATMERTFSAMSIIKTQLRNRMEDQWMHDCLVAYIERDLFDKIDNEAIMYRFQNMKSRRGQL; from the exons ATGATTAAACGACCAGGAGATACACGGTGGGGATCACACTACATCACTTTGGTGAATTGTATTTCAATGTTCTCATCCATTTGTGAGATACTTGAGATAATCATAGATGATGGATCAAATTCTGAACAAAAATATGAAACAAAGGTTCTAATGAATTCAATCCAATCATTTGACTTCGTTTTTCATGTGCATCTTATGAAAACTATCTTGGGAATCACAAATGATTTATCTCAAGTACTACAGAGAAAAGATCAGGATATTGTGAATGCAATGAATTTGGTCAAGATTTGTAAAGTAAGATTACAGTTAATGAGAGAGTCAGGATGGCAATCATTGTTGGATGAAGTTTCAAGTTTTTGTAATAAGCATG TTATTGACATGCAACTTCAAGAGTTAAATAATCGTTTCAGTGAGAAAAGCACCGAGTTGCTTCTTTGTGTGGCATGTCTCAATCCAAGCAACTCATTTACTGCTTTTGACAGACAAAAGCTCATTTGCCTTGCACAATTTTATCCTAGAGATTTTTCAACTACGGAGCTTCTTATTCTTGAAGATCAGCTTCAAAATTACATCATTGATGTGTGTTCAGATAATATGTTTGTTAGGTTAACAAGTATTGGTGATCTTTCTCAAAAAATGGTGATAACAGCTAAAGATAAAGTTTACCCGTTAGTCTATCGGTTGCTTACCTTAGCATTGATCTTACCAGTTACAACGGCTACTATGGAGAGGACATTTTCTGCTATGAGCATTATAAAGACTCAGTTGCGTAATCGAATGGAAGACCAATGGATGCATGATTGTCTTGTAGCATATATTGAGAGAGATTTATTTGATAAGATAGATAATGAAGCTATTATGTATCGATTTCAAAATATGAAATCTCGTAGGGGACAATTGTGA
- the LOC103501867 gene encoding uncharacterized protein LOC103501867, producing the protein MKMMNNGYNSSFNSNSVGLMSNTGATTASSSSSTSTTNANSQSQGLKTYFKTPEGRYKLHYEKTHPPGFLPFSHGKSVSQVTLAQLKDKPAQAGPAPSSSSSASASSGVRYAAAKFLGVGGGNGVRAIGFAGGNGTGKAVNGTSRSGSLVGSNGSHSILNPNYDGKGTYLIFNVGDTIFIGDLNSPDKDPIKSLHFSNSNPICHAFDPEAKDGHDLLIGLNSGDVYSVSLRQQLQDVGKKLVGAQHYNKEGSVNNSRCTSIAWIPKSDGAFVVAHADGNLYVYEKSKDASVDTSFPVIKDQTQFSVAHARSSKSNPIARWHICQGSINNVAFSTDGVYLATVGRDGYLRVFDYLKDQLISGGKSYYGALLCCTWSGDGKYILTGGEDDLVTVWSMEDRKVVAWGEGHNSWVSGVAFDSYWSSPTSDDTEENVVYRFGSVGQDTQLLLWDLSMDEIVVPLRRCPPGGSPTFSTGSQSAHWDSITPLGTLQPAPCMRDVPKLSPVVAHRVHTEPLSGLLFTQESILTACREGHVKIWMRPSSETQSSNSEALVGSSSLAGSRVGSSTLK; encoded by the exons atgaagatgatgaataaCGGCTATAACAGTAGCTTCAACAGCAATAGTGTTGGATTGATGTCGAACACGGGAGCGACGACGGCGTCTTCGTCGTCGTCGACTTCTACAACGAATGCGAATTCTCAATCGCAAGGTCTCAAAACCTATTTTAAAACCCCTGAAGGACGGTACAAGCTTCATTATGAGAAGACTCATCCTCCcggttttcttcctttttctcatgGCAAATCAGTCTCTCAG GTGACTCTGGCGCAGCTCAAGGACAAGCCGGCGCAGGCTGGTCCAGCTCCGAGTTCGAGTTCTAGTGCGAGTGCGAGTAGTGGAGTGCGATATGCAGCTGCAAAGTTTCTTGGGGTTGGAGGTGGAAATGGGGTTCGAGCTATTGGGTTTGCAGGTGGTAATGGTACTGGTAAAGCTGTTAATGGAACTAGTAGAAGTGGTTCACTTGTAGGCTCAAACGGCAGCCATTCCATTCTTAACCCCAACTATGATGGTAAAGGAACCTATTTGATTTTTAATGTTGGAGATACCATCTTCATTGGCGACCTTAATTCACCGGATAAG GATCCTATAAAGTCCTTGCACTTTAGCAATTCAAATCCTATCTGCCATGCCTTTGATCCTGAAGCTAAGGATGGTCATGACCTACTAATTGGATTGAATTCTGGAGATG TATACTCGGTATCTTTAAGACAGCAGTTACAAGATGTTGGGAAGAAGCTTGTTGGAGCTCAGCATTATAACAAAGAGGGCAGTGTCAATAACAG TCGATGTACCAGCATTGCATGGATTCCAAAAAGTGATGGTGCTTTTGTTGTTGCTCATGCTGACGGAAATTTGTATGTCTATGAAAAG AGTAAGGATGCTAGTGTGGACACTTCTTTCCCTGTCATAAAGGATCAAACTCAATTTTCAGTGGCACATGCACGGTCCAGTAAG AGCAATCCAATTGCTAGGTGGCATATTTGCCAAGGATCAATCAACAATGTTGCTTTCTCGACTGATGGAGTATATTTGGCAACCGTTGGTAGAGATG GATATTTACGGGTATTTGATTATTTGAAAGATCAGTTGATATCCGGTGGCAAAAGTTATTATGGTGCTCTTCTTTGTTGTACATGGAG TGGGGATGGAAAATATATCTTAACTGGTGGTGAAGATGATCTTGTCACAGTATGGAGCATGGAAGATAGGAAGGTGGTGGCATGGGGCGAGGGTCATAATTCATGG GTCAGTGGTGTGGCTTTTGATTCATATTGGTCATCACCAACTTCAGACGACACAGAGGAAAATGTTGTTTACCGGTTTGGTTCAGTTGGTCAG GACACACAATTGCTCTTGTGGGACTTGTCAATGGATGAAATTGTGGTTCCCCTTCGGCGGTGCCCTCCCGGTGGATCCCCGACGTTTAGCACTGGAAGCCAGTCAGCTCATTGGGATAGCATTACCCCATTAGGCACTCTTCAACCTGCTCCATGCATGAGGGATGTTCCTAAACTTTCTCCAGTAGTAGCTCACCGTGTCCATACCGAACCCTTGTCTGGCTTACTATTCACCCAAGAGTCTATCCTCACAGCATGCCGAGAAGGACATGTGAAGATTTGGATGAGACCGTCCTCTGAAACACAGTCGAGCAACTCGGAAGCCCTCGTCGGTTCTAGCTCGTTGGCAGGTTCCAGAGTTGGCTCATCTACTTTGAAATAG